A genomic stretch from Aedes albopictus strain Foshan chromosome 2, AalbF5, whole genome shotgun sequence includes:
- the LOC109413965 gene encoding flexible cuticle protein 12-like produces the protein MKFIVAFAALIALALAAPVDEKDAQVLKYDSDVAADGYSFQYDTSNGIQHQEKAELKNFGDDVVALVVRGSYSYTAADGQVYTVNYVADENGFQPEAAHLPKA, from the coding sequence ATGAAATTCATCGTTGCCTTCGCTGCTCTGATTGCTCTGGCTCTGGCCGCCCCAGTTGACGAGAAGGACGCCCAGGTCCTGAAGTACGACAGCGATGTTGCCGCCGATGGATACAGCTTCCAGTACGATACCAGCAACGGAATCCAGCACCAGGAGAAGGCTGAGCTGAAGAACTTCGGAGATGATGTTGTGGCTCTGGTTGTCCGTGGAAGCTACTCGTACACCGCCGCCGACGGACAGGTCTACACCGTGAACTACGTCGCCGATGAGAACGGATTCCAGCCAGAAGCCGCCCATCTGCCCAAAGCCTAA
- the LOC109399171 gene encoding endocuticle structural glycoprotein SgAbd-5-like, with product MKSTIVAFVAIFALALAVPVPDKDAQTLRFDNDHKGIDGYNFEVETSNGIRQQEQAELRSFGDDNAAIVVRGSYSFTADDGQVYTVNYIADENGFQPEAPHLPKA from the coding sequence ATGAAATCGACCATCGTTGCCTTCGTCGCGATTTTCGCCCTGGCTTTGGCCGTTCCGGTGCCCGATAAGGATGCGCAGACTCTGCGGTTCGACAACGATCACAAGGGAATCGATGGATACAATTTCGAGGTGGAAACGAGCAACGGAATCCGTCAGCAGGAACAGGCTGAGCTGAGGAGCTTCGGAGATGACAACGCGGCCATTGTGGTGCGAGGATCGTACTCGTTCACTGCTGATGATGGCCAGGTCTACACCGTGAACTACATTGCCGATGAGAATGGATTCCAACCGGAAGCGCCACATCTGCCAAAGGCTTAA